Proteins encoded within one genomic window of Geotalea daltonii FRC-32:
- a CDS encoding type II secretion system F family protein yields the protein MPKFDWEARSKSGSAQKGVMEAPNVAMVEAQLKKFGFTGITIKEAGKGLNFEIKFPGGGKKIETKDLVVFTRQFATMIDSGLPLVQCLEILSGQQENKSFKEILIKVKESVESGSTFADALSKHPKAFDQLYVNLVAAGEAGGILDTILNRLAAYIEKAMKLKKQVKGAMVYPITIMSIAVIVVGVILVFVIPTFAKMFADFGGELPGPTKVVIALSSFLKKYIIVIIGAFFALKVAFSKYYSTVNGRKVIDQLALKMPVIGPLIRKVSTAKFTRTLGTMISSGVPIMDGLEIVAKTAGNVVVEKAIYDVRQAISEGKTMAEPLAACGVFPPMVVQMISVGEATGAMDAMLNKIADFYDDEVDDAVGALTSMMEPMLMVFLGTTVGGLVVAMYLPIFKLAGAVGG from the coding sequence ATGCCTAAATTTGATTGGGAAGCAAGAAGCAAATCCGGATCAGCGCAAAAGGGTGTCATGGAGGCTCCAAATGTCGCCATGGTGGAAGCACAGCTGAAGAAGTTCGGTTTTACAGGCATAACCATAAAAGAAGCCGGCAAAGGTCTCAATTTCGAAATAAAATTTCCCGGTGGCGGGAAAAAGATAGAGACTAAGGATCTTGTTGTCTTCACCCGTCAGTTTGCCACGATGATTGATTCCGGGCTGCCGCTGGTCCAATGTCTGGAAATCCTTTCTGGCCAGCAGGAAAACAAATCTTTTAAGGAAATCCTTATCAAGGTAAAGGAAAGTGTTGAGAGCGGTTCTACCTTTGCCGATGCCCTTTCAAAACATCCCAAGGCCTTTGACCAGCTTTACGTGAATCTAGTAGCTGCAGGGGAGGCGGGTGGTATTCTCGATACCATTCTTAACCGGCTTGCGGCTTACATAGAAAAGGCCATGAAGCTGAAAAAGCAGGTTAAGGGCGCAATGGTCTATCCTATTACCATTATGTCCATTGCCGTCATCGTAGTCGGTGTCATATTGGTTTTTGTTATTCCAACCTTTGCCAAGATGTTCGCTGATTTTGGCGGAGAACTGCCTGGACCAACCAAGGTGGTCATTGCCCTTAGTAGTTTCCTGAAAAAATATATAATTGTAATAATCGGTGCTTTTTTTGCTCTAAAGGTCGCCTTCAGCAAGTACTATTCAACTGTAAATGGCCGTAAGGTCATAGACCAGCTGGCATTAAAAATGCCTGTCATTGGCCCACTGATCAGAAAGGTTTCCACCGCTAAATTTACCCGAACATTGGGAACGATGATCAGCAGTGGCGTGCCAATCATGGATGGTCTTGAAATCGTAGCCAAAACTGCAGGCAACGTAGTAGTAGAAAAAGCCATATATGATGTACGGCAGGCTATTTCCGAAGGGAAGACCATGGCTGAGCCTCTGGCTGCCTGCGGGGTATTCCCGCCAATGGTCGTGCAGATGATATCCGTTGGTGAAGCGACTGGCGCCATGGATGCCATGCTGAATAAAATCGCCGATTTTTACGATGATGAAGTTGATGATGCTGTCGGTGCTCTAACGTCAATGATGGAACCTATGCTTATGGTTTTCTTGGGCACAACTGTAGGCGGCCTTGTTGTTGCAATGTACTTGCCGATCTTTAAGCTTGCCGGTGCCGTCGGCGGTTAG